From Macaca mulatta isolate MMU2019108-1 chromosome 3, T2T-MMU8v2.0, whole genome shotgun sequence, the proteins below share one genomic window:
- the CHODL gene encoding chondrolectin codes for MSRVVSLLLGAALLCGHGAFCRRVVSGQKVCFADFKHPCYKMAYFHELSSRVSFQEARLACESEGGVLLSLENEAEQKLIESMLQNLTKPGTGISDGDFWIGLWRNGDGQTSGACPDLYQWSDGSSSQYRNWYTDEPSCGSEKCVVMYHQPTANPGLGGPYLYQWNDDRCNMKHNYICKYEPEINPTAPAEKPYLTNQPGDTHQNVVVTEAGIIPNLIYVVIPTIPLLLLILVAFGTCCFQMLHKSKGRTKTSPNQSTLWISKSSRKESGMEV; via the exons gccaaAAGGTGTGTTTTGCTGACTTCAAGCATCCCTGCTACAAAATGGCCTACTTCCATGAACTGTCCAGCCGAGTGAGCTTTCAGGAGGCGCGCCTGGCTTGTGAGAGTGAGGGAGGAGTCCTCCTCAGCCTTGAGAATGAAGCAGAACAGAAGTTAATAGAGAGCATGTTGCAAAACCTGACAAAACCCGGAACGGGGATTTCTGATGGTGATTTCTGGATAGGGCTTTGGAGGAATGGAGATGGGCAAACATCTGGTGCCTGCCCGGATCTCTATCAGTGGTCTGATGGAAGCAGTTCCCAGTACCG AAACTGGTACACGGATGAACCTTCCTGCGGAAGTGAAAAGTGTGTTGTGATGTATCACCAACCAACTGCCAATCCTGGCCTTGGAGGTCCCTACCTTTACCAGTGGAATGATGACAGGTGCAACATGAAGCACAATTATATTTGCAAGTATGAACCAG AGATTAATCCAACAGCTCCCGCAGAAAAGCCTTATCTTACAAATCAACCAGGAGACACCCATCAAAATGTGGTTGTTACTGAAGCAG GTATAATTCCCAATCTAATTTATGTTGTTATACCAACAATACCCCTGCTGTTACTGATACTGGTTGCTTTTGGAACCTGTTGTTTCCAGATGCTGCATAAAAG TAAAGGAAGAACAAAAACTAGTCCAAACCAGTCCACACTGTGGATTTCAAAGAGCAGCAGAAAAGAAAGTGGCATGGAAGTATAG